The following coding sequences lie in one Heyndrickxia oleronia genomic window:
- a CDS encoding DUF1259 domain-containing protein — protein sequence MNQIDTICHQFGTILRGKGKASEEGCTVELHRQFHVTVQGKSSKSVVPAGFTFESLDQYGNALNLGEIAILEEEIPAFTHSIVQQGITISALHNHWIFMKPNLLYLHIQSVEPPLNFARKVAHSFQFLRSYPISKD from the coding sequence ATGAACCAAATAGATACAATTTGTCATCAGTTTGGAACAATTCTTCGCGGAAAGGGTAAAGCGAGTGAAGAAGGGTGTACTGTTGAATTACATCGTCAATTTCATGTTACTGTCCAAGGGAAATCAAGTAAATCTGTTGTTCCCGCAGGCTTTACCTTTGAATCACTTGATCAATATGGAAATGCTCTTAATTTAGGAGAAATCGCTATATTAGAAGAGGAGATACCCGCTTTTACCCATTCCATAGTCCAACAAGGAATTACAATTAGTGCTCTACATAATCACTGGATCTTCATGAAACCCAATCTCTTATATCTTCATATTCAATCTGTCGAGCCCCCATTAAACTTTGCAAGAAAGGTTGCCCATTCCTTTCAATTTTTGCGTAGCTATCCCATTTCAAAAGACTAG
- a CDS encoding methylated-DNA--[protein]-cysteine S-methyltransferase, translating to MNKVEKIYYESPIGIVEIAGDNKAIHSILFIDQDVSFRSISAKTPKVLIDCYEELDEYFKGERQSFTFPLAYDGTDFQKSVWNALTKINYAETCSYRDIAVSIGNEKAVRAVGTANGKNKLSIVIPCHRIIGANGTLTGYAGGLWRKEWLLNHEKANKK from the coding sequence ATGAATAAAGTAGAAAAAATCTATTATGAATCCCCAATTGGAATCGTGGAAATTGCAGGGGACAATAAAGCAATCCATTCGATTCTGTTTATAGACCAAGATGTATCGTTTCGCTCTATTTCAGCAAAAACTCCTAAGGTTCTAATAGATTGCTATGAGGAGCTAGATGAATATTTTAAAGGAGAACGACAAAGCTTTACTTTTCCATTAGCATATGACGGGACAGATTTTCAGAAAAGCGTCTGGAATGCGTTGACCAAAATTAACTATGCTGAAACCTGTTCGTATAGGGATATTGCAGTCTCGATAGGGAATGAAAAGGCCGTAAGAGCTGTAGGAACTGCAAATGGTAAAAATAAATTAAGCATCGTGATTCCTTGTCATCGAATTATTGGAGCAAATGGAACGTTAACTGGATATGCTGGTGGACTGTGGAGAAAAGAATGGTTGCTAAACCATGAGAAGGCTAATAAAAAATAA
- the pdaA gene encoding delta-lactam-biosynthetic de-N-acetylase, whose protein sequence is MKKWLILINVILLAGILSNPVSAASNFPVHWGFNKGKNEQQAEAGAKYDELLKKYHAFYKGNPNDKVLYLTFDNGYENGYTPKVLDVLKKEKVPAIFFVTGHYLKSKPDLVKRMVAEGHIVGNHSWSHPDLTQVSDEKLREELRKVKDETARITKQKEMLYLRPPRGILSERTMQLANDEGYTHVLWSLAFRDWNVDQQQGWKYSYDNIMAQVHPGAVMLLHTVSKDNADALEKVIKDLKAKGYQFKSLDDYMVKERGKKPNK, encoded by the coding sequence ATGAAAAAATGGTTAATATTGATAAACGTAATTCTCCTAGCAGGAATACTTTCAAATCCAGTATCTGCTGCTTCCAATTTTCCTGTTCATTGGGGATTTAATAAAGGAAAAAATGAACAGCAAGCGGAGGCAGGAGCAAAATATGATGAACTTTTAAAAAAATATCATGCATTTTATAAAGGAAATCCAAATGATAAGGTTCTCTATTTAACCTTTGATAATGGATATGAAAATGGCTATACACCAAAAGTTTTAGATGTCCTAAAGAAGGAAAAAGTACCTGCTATCTTTTTTGTAACAGGGCATTACCTAAAATCAAAGCCTGATCTAGTAAAGAGAATGGTAGCTGAAGGACATATTGTTGGTAATCACTCATGGAGCCATCCGGATTTAACCCAAGTTTCAGATGAAAAATTAAGAGAAGAACTACGAAAAGTCAAAGATGAAACGGCTCGAATTACTAAACAAAAAGAAATGCTATATTTACGCCCTCCGAGAGGGATCTTAAGTGAGCGAACTATGCAATTAGCAAATGATGAAGGATATACCCATGTTCTTTGGTCCCTTGCCTTTAGAGATTGGAATGTCGACCAACAACAAGGGTGGAAATACTCCTATGATAATATTATGGCTCAAGTTCATCCAGGGGCGGTAATGCTTCTCCACACTGTTTCAAAAGATAATGCAGATGCATTAGAAAAAGTGATTAAAGATTTAAAAGCAAAGGGTTATCAATTTAAAAGTTTGGATGACTATATGGTAAAAGAGAGAGGAAAAAAGCCAAATAAATAA
- a CDS encoding DNA-3-methyladenine glycosylase family protein yields MEWVDHETFLEISLPEEFNFYELLVFLGRSEYELLHRIVENELYKLLKIDQKMILIRISNRNSTLKVEFLSGEPGSNEREQIVAYIYEWFDLEKDLTSFYSMANEDHILSPLVKKYAGLRMIGIPDLFEALTWAIIGQQINLTFAYTLKSRLVTQFGEKLVWNGETYWLHPSAQRIALLEVEDLKKLQFTTRKSEYILDIAKLITEGVLTKTSLKNLQDNHAVHETLMAIRGVGAWTADYVMMKCLNDPSAFPIADVGLHNALKIQLELERKPTIEEIKEIATNWSGWQAYATFYLWRSLYE; encoded by the coding sequence ATGGAATGGGTGGATCATGAGACATTTCTTGAAATTTCACTTCCTGAGGAATTCAATTTTTATGAATTGCTCGTTTTTCTTGGGAGATCCGAGTATGAGCTACTGCATCGTATCGTGGAAAATGAACTTTACAAGCTGTTAAAAATAGATCAAAAAATGATTTTAATCAGGATCAGTAATCGCAATTCTACACTCAAAGTTGAATTTTTATCAGGAGAGCCAGGTTCTAATGAACGTGAACAAATTGTTGCTTATATCTATGAATGGTTTGATCTAGAAAAAGATTTAACAAGTTTTTATAGTATGGCAAATGAAGATCACATTTTATCCCCACTCGTGAAAAAATATGCTGGACTGCGGATGATCGGTATACCAGATTTATTTGAAGCATTAACTTGGGCAATTATCGGCCAGCAAATTAATCTTACTTTTGCCTATACATTAAAAAGTCGGCTTGTTACACAATTTGGAGAAAAACTAGTATGGAATGGGGAAACCTACTGGCTTCATCCTTCTGCTCAAAGAATTGCTTTATTAGAAGTTGAGGATTTAAAAAAACTCCAATTTACAACGCGGAAGTCAGAATATATTCTTGATATTGCAAAGTTAATTACAGAAGGAGTTTTAACGAAGACAAGTTTAAAAAATTTACAGGATAATCATGCGGTACATGAAACATTAATGGCTATTAGAGGGGTTGGAGCTTGGACAGCCGATTATGTGATGATGAAATGTCTTAATGACCCAAGTGCATTTCCAATTGCTGATGTGGGACTGCATAATGCATTAAAAATTCAGCTTGAATTGGAACGAAAGCCAACCATCGAAGAAATAAAAGAAATCGCAACAAACTGGAGCGGGTGGCAAGCCTATGCTACATTTTATTTATGGAGGTCTTTGTATGAATAA
- a CDS encoding GNAT family N-acetyltransferase has protein sequence MIYEVNGEQRKNLSSMFASMDSTIILSALQGHMGRVWVDDLENPTAAQVTVGIFVFYAGNPSSKGAEELLYNLPDFTLAIVETDEWKSLIEEVHNGRFEKFQRYQFIKNLEHLDIRYMEELSNAVPKGYELVKIDATIAKNSSLHKLSEDFISQFDSIADFIDRGIGFAVLKNGKVVCGATSFSIYDEGIEIEIATHPEYRRKGLARITAAALIKECLERGLYPSWDGANIESVKLAQKLGYRLKGSYDTYFIDK, from the coding sequence ATGATTTATGAGGTTAATGGAGAGCAAAGAAAAAATCTAAGTTCAATGTTTGCTAGCATGGATAGTACGATCATACTTTCTGCTCTTCAAGGTCATATGGGCAGAGTATGGGTAGATGATTTAGAAAATCCAACTGCTGCACAAGTGACGGTAGGAATATTTGTTTTTTATGCAGGAAATCCTTCTTCAAAGGGAGCAGAAGAACTTCTATACAACTTGCCTGATTTTACACTTGCTATTGTAGAAACGGATGAATGGAAAAGCCTTATTGAAGAAGTACATAATGGAAGATTTGAGAAGTTTCAAAGATATCAATTCATAAAAAATCTAGAACATCTTGACATAAGATATATGGAAGAATTATCAAATGCTGTACCAAAGGGATATGAGCTAGTTAAAATTGATGCTACTATAGCAAAAAACTCATCACTTCATAAGTTGTCGGAGGATTTTATTAGTCAATTTGATTCAATTGCTGATTTTATAGATCGTGGTATAGGTTTTGCTGTATTAAAAAATGGAAAAGTAGTTTGTGGGGCAACATCTTTCAGCATTTATGATGAAGGAATTGAGATTGAAATTGCTACTCATCCTGAGTATAGAAGGAAAGGCTTAGCTAGGATAACAGCCGCCGCATTGATAAAGGAATGTCTGGAGCGAGGATTATATCCAAGCTGGGATGGTGCTAATATTGAATCCGTTAAATTAGCCCAGAAGTTAGGATACCGATTAAAAGGATCGTATGATACCTATTTTATAGATAAATAA
- a CDS encoding DUF3899 domain-containing protein produces the protein MFRKYSIWLIATQLLIFILSLITYHSINLLTYINVSFIVGFLYLLLSLTVFVVNKGFFDVVFASFQHVFSRMTDKDRRPLSKLITFRYNYLFVTGSITLIIMLCALVIYYK, from the coding sequence ATGTTTAGGAAATACTCCATTTGGTTAATTGCAACACAACTATTAATTTTTATACTTTCTCTTATTACATACCATTCCATTAATCTTCTGACATATATTAATGTTTCCTTTATTGTAGGCTTTCTTTACCTATTATTATCATTAACTGTTTTCGTCGTTAATAAAGGTTTCTTTGATGTTGTCTTTGCAAGTTTTCAGCATGTTTTTAGTCGGATGACCGATAAAGATCGAAGACCTTTATCAAAATTAATTACTTTCAGGTATAACTATTTGTTTGTCACTGGAAGCATTACACTCATCATTATGCTTTGTGCTTTAGTTATATATTATAAATAA
- a CDS encoding GNAT family N-acetyltransferase: MTDLFFQTPPRLENENIKLIPMEFDHAKPLFAINSSNHWAYMLTVVETEKEMQEWVMNAIKEREQNISLPFVVILKDSNQVAGTTKMSLINFAQKSCEIGSTWYGADFQRTFVNTDCKLLLLSYCFEELQMIRVQLKTDERNLRSQKAIERLGAVKEGVLRNERILANGYIRNAVLYSITNQEWSNVKRKLIEKRNSYSN, translated from the coding sequence TTGACAGATTTATTTTTCCAAACTCCACCGAGATTAGAAAATGAGAACATTAAATTAATACCTATGGAGTTCGATCATGCCAAACCTCTATTTGCAATAAACAGCTCAAACCATTGGGCATATATGTTAACCGTAGTTGAAACGGAGAAAGAAATGCAGGAATGGGTCATGAATGCGATTAAAGAACGGGAACAAAATATCTCGTTACCCTTTGTCGTTATTCTGAAAGATAGCAATCAAGTAGCTGGAACGACAAAAATGAGCTTAATTAATTTTGCCCAAAAATCATGTGAGATTGGATCAACCTGGTATGGAGCCGATTTCCAAAGAACATTTGTCAACACAGATTGCAAACTACTTCTTCTATCCTATTGTTTTGAAGAATTGCAGATGATTCGAGTGCAATTAAAAACAGATGAACGAAACCTCCGTTCTCAGAAAGCGATTGAACGATTAGGTGCTGTTAAGGAAGGAGTCTTAAGAAATGAAAGGATTCTCGCTAACGGTTATATTCGGAACGCCGTTTTGTATTCCATCACCAATCAAGAATGGTCAAATGTAAAAAGAAAATTAATTGAAAAAAGGAATTCATATTCGAATTAA
- a CDS encoding GNAT family N-acetyltransferase, producing MSVQLKAVTRDNWEEALALKVSDHQQVFVPSVAVSLAKVFIKPDGKNVEYLPFAIYDNETMVGFIMHAYEESTSNMYWINGFFIDHIHQNKGYGKQSMIEMIRWILQRFPQCQEIRLTVHKENELARRLYKDLGFFPLGQSVGDEEIMKLEISKSSLFGRKI from the coding sequence ATGTCAGTACAGCTCAAAGCAGTAACTAGAGATAACTGGGAAGAGGCTTTAGCTTTAAAGGTTTCGGATCATCAACAAGTATTTGTTCCATCAGTTGCCGTCTCTTTGGCAAAAGTATTCATTAAACCTGATGGGAAAAATGTAGAATATCTACCATTTGCGATCTATGACAACGAGACAATGGTAGGATTTATCATGCATGCTTATGAAGAATCGACGAGTAATATGTATTGGATTAATGGATTTTTTATTGATCATATCCATCAAAATAAGGGATATGGAAAGCAATCAATGATTGAGATGATTCGCTGGATTCTTCAACGTTTTCCCCAATGTCAGGAAATTCGCTTGACTGTTCACAAAGAGAATGAACTTGCCCGCCGATTGTATAAGGATTTAGGTTTCTTTCCTTTAGGACAGTCAGTTGGGGATGAAGAAATCATGAAATTGGAAATAAGTAAAAGTAGTTTGTTTGGTAGAAAAATCTGA
- a CDS encoding sensor histidine kinase: MLETLLLNFLFLLIPVLIFLIFFEHRPHSNNKFVLVLLSAVTMILCITMPIKIKLGFIIDLRYIPFIIVALFGGYKAVWPLYILLNLYRFYVGGEGTFQSFLFSTIIFILIPLFNRKFIKLSSKKRVLFAGFVCSLIACIYLTSLSTFFNSLNSEFWYVGLLTFITNVGAMLIIMILIEQIIANIKNREQFVHSERLNVVSELSASVSHEIRNPLTVTSGFLQLLKQSTTITNEEKRYIELSLQELHRAEKIVSDYLSFAKPQSENMVYSNLFTETEYTKDLIIPFATMHQVEVQFHFTNTLFTRYDRNQIQQCLINLYKNGIEAMKETGGGTLTIDISEKKQKILIKIQDTGIGMTRDQISHLGQPYYSTKEKGTGLGMLMVYSTINKLKGSIDIESRKGKGTTFLITIPVLEA; encoded by the coding sequence TTGTTAGAAACATTATTATTAAACTTTTTATTTCTATTAATTCCAGTATTAATCTTTCTTATTTTTTTTGAACATAGGCCACATTCTAATAATAAGTTCGTACTTGTTTTGCTTTCGGCAGTGACGATGATTCTTTGCATAACAATGCCTATCAAAATAAAACTAGGATTTATTATTGACCTTCGGTATATCCCATTTATCATCGTGGCCCTATTTGGTGGATATAAAGCTGTTTGGCCACTCTATATATTATTAAATCTCTATCGCTTTTACGTTGGGGGAGAAGGAACATTCCAATCCTTTCTTTTTTCAACCATCATTTTTATCTTAATACCGTTGTTTAATCGTAAGTTTATTAAGCTATCTTCAAAAAAACGGGTACTATTCGCAGGTTTTGTTTGCTCACTAATAGCATGTATTTACTTAACCTCATTAAGTACTTTCTTTAACAGCTTAAATAGTGAATTCTGGTATGTAGGCCTTCTCACATTTATAACAAATGTCGGAGCAATGCTTATTATAATGATTTTAATTGAACAAATTATCGCCAATATTAAAAATCGCGAACAGTTTGTCCACTCGGAACGATTAAATGTTGTGAGTGAATTGTCAGCTAGCGTTTCCCATGAAATAAGAAATCCGCTTACAGTAACTAGTGGTTTTTTACAATTATTAAAACAGTCAACTACCATCACAAATGAGGAAAAACGATATATTGAACTCTCTTTGCAAGAATTGCATCGAGCCGAAAAAATTGTGAGTGATTATCTTTCGTTCGCGAAGCCTCAATCTGAAAATATGGTTTATTCCAATCTCTTCACAGAAACTGAATATACAAAAGATTTGATTATTCCCTTTGCTACCATGCATCAAGTAGAGGTTCAATTTCATTTTACAAATACTTTATTTACCCGATATGATCGGAATCAAATTCAACAGTGTTTAATTAATTTATATAAAAACGGAATTGAAGCAATGAAAGAGACAGGCGGAGGAACGTTAACGATCGACATCTCAGAAAAGAAACAAAAGATCCTGATCAAAATTCAAGATACCGGAATCGGAATGACAAGAGATCAAATCTCCCACCTAGGTCAACCCTATTACTCAACAAAAGAAAAAGGCACCGGCCTCGGCATGCTCATGGTATACAGCACCATTAATAAACTAAAAGGAAGCATTGATATTGAAAGTCGAAAAGGTAAAGGCACAACATTCCTTATAACCATTCCTGTTCTGGAAGCATAG
- a CDS encoding serine hydrolase domain-containing protein, producing the protein MTMNVNSKDRINKIEEVQAKEQFSGTFYAISNGDKLTGSYGYANRAEKIKNQINTRFGIASGCKIFTSIAICQLIEKGKINFDTKLKECLSFEFPYFDEEITIHHLLTHTSGIPDYFDEDVMDDFEELWESMPMYNLRRLQDFLPLFQNEKMTTELGTFHYNNSGYILLGLIVEEVSGLVFSDYIQQFIFKKASMTDSGYFEMDDLPGRVALGYIKKPDGGWRTNIYSLPVKSSSDGGAYVTAEDMISFWDALMNARLLTKEMTQTLLTPRVQVKDDIYYGYGGYMQTNSEHVEKYILMGYDPGVNFRSVHYPNRNLTIVVCSNKSDGAYEMIKTIEASY; encoded by the coding sequence ATGACTATGAATGTGAATAGTAAAGATAGAATAAATAAAATAGAGGAAGTCCAAGCAAAAGAGCAATTTTCAGGAACATTTTATGCAATTTCAAATGGGGATAAGTTAACGGGGAGTTATGGTTATGCAAATCGTGCTGAAAAAATTAAAAATCAAATAAACACGAGATTCGGGATAGCTTCAGGTTGTAAAATTTTTACCTCCATAGCCATTTGTCAACTAATTGAAAAGGGGAAAATAAATTTTGATACTAAGCTTAAAGAATGCTTGAGTTTTGAATTTCCTTATTTTGATGAAGAAATAACCATTCATCATCTATTAACCCATACATCAGGTATACCAGATTATTTCGATGAAGATGTGATGGATGACTTCGAGGAGTTATGGGAATCGATGCCTATGTATAATCTACGAAGGTTACAAGACTTTTTACCATTGTTTCAAAATGAAAAAATGACAACTGAGCTAGGTACCTTTCATTATAATAATTCTGGTTATATATTATTGGGTCTGATAGTAGAAGAAGTTAGTGGCCTTGTTTTTAGTGATTACATTCAGCAATTTATCTTTAAAAAAGCAAGTATGACGGATTCCGGATATTTTGAAATGGATGATTTGCCTGGCCGAGTGGCTCTTGGTTATATAAAAAAGCCTGATGGTGGATGGCGAACAAATATTTATTCATTGCCAGTTAAAAGTTCTTCTGATGGGGGTGCTTATGTAACAGCTGAAGATATGATCTCTTTTTGGGATGCTCTAATGAATGCTCGACTGTTAACGAAAGAAATGACTCAAACTTTGTTAACTCCACGTGTGCAGGTAAAAGATGATATTTATTATGGTTATGGGGGATATATGCAAACCAATTCGGAACATGTCGAAAAATACATTTTAATGGGCTATGACCCTGGTGTGAATTTTCGCTCTGTTCATTACCCTAATAGAAACCTTACGATTGTCGTTTGTTCGAATAAATCTGATGGTGCTTATGAAATGATAAAAACTATTGAAGCTAGTTATTAA
- the rlmD gene encoding 23S rRNA (uracil(1939)-C(5))-methyltransferase RlmD produces the protein MKNDKDLLIKVKQQFPLTIKRLGINGEGVGYFKKKVVFVPGALPGEEVVVEVTKAHPKFAEAIVKKVRKRSEHRVKAPCIVYEQCGGCQLQHLEYSQQLKEKRDILIQALERHTRFNIEEMDIRPTIGMDNPWHYRNKSQFQLGEDHGKVIAGMYSIDSHRLINIPECIVQQPVTNKVTNIVKQILADFRVPIYNEKTRKGIVRTIVTRVGVQTGQVQVMLVTARKELPRKEAILSEIKKRLPEVVSVMQNVNPKRTSIILGDETIHLAGDKIVEERLEEFTYELSARAFFQLNPAQTVILYNEVKEAAALTGNEKIVDAYCGVGTIGLWLADKAGEIRGMDVIPEGIEDAKKNARKHERKNASYFTGKAEDLMLKWVKEGWRPDVVVVDPPRTGCDEKFLDTILKVKPKKFIYVSCNPSTLAKDLQMLGKKYEVEYLQPVDMFPQTAHVEVVGKLVLKN, from the coding sequence TTGAAAAATGATAAAGATCTTTTAATAAAAGTAAAGCAACAGTTTCCATTAACAATTAAACGTTTAGGAATAAATGGTGAGGGTGTCGGCTATTTCAAAAAGAAGGTAGTATTTGTCCCAGGTGCTTTACCTGGTGAAGAAGTAGTTGTAGAAGTAACAAAAGCCCATCCTAAATTTGCAGAAGCCATCGTCAAAAAGGTACGAAAACGTTCAGAACATCGAGTAAAAGCTCCATGTATTGTTTATGAACAATGTGGTGGTTGCCAGCTTCAGCATTTAGAATATTCCCAGCAGTTGAAAGAAAAACGAGATATCCTCATTCAAGCATTGGAGCGTCATACTCGATTTAATATAGAAGAAATGGACATTCGACCAACCATTGGAATGGACAACCCGTGGCATTATCGGAATAAAAGCCAATTCCAATTGGGAGAGGATCATGGGAAAGTTATCGCTGGTATGTATAGTATTGACTCCCATCGATTGATTAATATACCAGAATGCATCGTTCAACAGCCTGTTACAAATAAAGTAACAAATATCGTCAAACAAATTTTAGCAGATTTTAGAGTGCCAATTTATAATGAAAAGACTCGAAAAGGCATTGTACGAACCATTGTCACTCGAGTAGGTGTTCAAACAGGTCAAGTTCAGGTTATGCTAGTAACAGCAAGAAAAGAACTGCCTCGTAAAGAAGCCATTTTATCAGAAATAAAAAAACGATTACCTGAAGTTGTATCAGTGATGCAAAATGTTAATCCAAAACGAACCTCTATTATTCTTGGGGATGAAACCATCCATTTAGCAGGTGATAAAATTGTAGAGGAACGTTTAGAGGAATTTACCTATGAACTGTCTGCACGAGCATTTTTTCAATTAAACCCTGCACAAACCGTCATCCTTTACAATGAAGTCAAAGAGGCTGCAGCATTAACAGGAAATGAAAAAATTGTTGATGCCTACTGTGGAGTAGGAACTATTGGGCTTTGGCTTGCAGATAAAGCAGGTGAAATTCGAGGAATGGATGTAATACCAGAGGGAATTGAAGATGCGAAGAAAAATGCAAGGAAGCACGAAAGAAAAAATGCATCTTATTTCACTGGAAAAGCAGAAGATCTCATGCTTAAATGGGTAAAAGAAGGCTGGAGACCAGATGTGGTAGTAGTTGATCCCCCGAGAACTGGGTGTGATGAAAAGTTTCTTGACACAATCTTGAAAGTAAAGCCGAAAAAGTTTATTTATGTATCATGTAATCCATCAACCCTTGCGAAGGATTTGCAGATGTTGGGAAAGAAGTATGAGGTTGAATATTTGCAGCCAGTAGATATGTTTCCACAAACGGCACATGTAGAAGTAGTTGGAAAACTCGTATTGAAAAACTAA
- a CDS encoding DinB family protein: MQNRPNPGEYDPFYTGYIELVPEGNIVQILSEQIRETIHMLNGLSEDQSQFSYECGKWTIKEVLGHMADTERIMAYRLLCIARGETISLPGFEENLYVQNAAFNEQSLQELLENLYVIRQSTTNLLKGLKEVAWVRKGNANHSEVTVRAIAYIIAGHEKHHRNILKDRYMGSKDYPLS; encoded by the coding sequence ATGCAAAATCGTCCTAATCCCGGTGAATACGATCCTTTTTATACAGGATATATTGAATTAGTACCAGAGGGCAATATTGTTCAGATACTTAGTGAACAAATACGTGAAACCATCCATATGTTAAATGGGCTTTCAGAGGATCAAAGCCAGTTTAGCTATGAGTGTGGAAAATGGACCATCAAGGAAGTGTTAGGCCATATGGCGGATACTGAGCGAATTATGGCATATCGGCTTCTTTGTATTGCTCGAGGAGAAACGATTTCACTTCCAGGATTTGAAGAAAATTTATATGTACAAAATGCCGCATTTAACGAGCAATCTTTGCAAGAGCTTCTAGAAAATTTATATGTAATTCGCCAATCGACGACTAACTTACTTAAAGGTTTAAAGGAAGTGGCATGGGTCCGGAAAGGGAATGCCAATCATTCGGAGGTAACAGTTCGTGCAATTGCATACATAATTGCTGGACATGAAAAGCATCATCGTAACATCTTAAAAGATCGATATATGGGTTCAAAAGATTATCCATTATCCTAA
- a CDS encoding bifunctional transcriptional activator/DNA repair enzyme AdaA yields the protein MADLNLSFDEMWEKIMACDQTYDGLFYTAVKTTKIYCRPSCRSRKPKKINVEFYHDIEMVEKAGYRACKRCQPEVEQSPNTAIVKAVISFLINHYTQRLVLNDIAENVGISPFYLERLFKQETNETPRAYLERIRIDKAAHLLKNTQLSNLDICYGVGFHSPSNFYRAFRRVKNCSPSEFRNKEGSDENGMGGS from the coding sequence ATGGCTGATCTCAATCTTTCTTTTGATGAAATGTGGGAAAAAATAATGGCTTGTGATCAAACCTATGATGGGTTATTTTATACAGCTGTTAAAACGACAAAGATCTACTGTCGTCCTTCATGTAGATCAAGAAAACCCAAAAAAATAAATGTTGAGTTTTATCATGATATTGAAATGGTTGAAAAGGCAGGCTATCGAGCGTGTAAAAGATGCCAGCCAGAGGTTGAGCAATCCCCGAATACTGCAATCGTTAAAGCGGTAATAAGCTTTCTAATCAATCATTATACACAAAGGCTTGTTTTAAACGATATTGCAGAGAATGTTGGGATAAGTCCGTTTTATCTAGAAAGACTTTTTAAACAAGAAACCAATGAGACTCCAAGAGCTTATTTAGAAAGAATTAGGATTGATAAAGCAGCCCATCTTCTTAAAAACACTCAACTTTCAAATCTAGACATTTGTTATGGTGTGGGATTCCATAGTCCTTCTAATTTTTATCGAGCATTTCGGCGAGTGAAAAATTGTTCTCCAAGTGAATTTAGAAATAAGGAAGGGAGTGATGAGAATGGAATGGGTGGATCATGA